From the genome of Populus trichocarpa isolate Nisqually-1 chromosome 15, P.trichocarpa_v4.1, whole genome shotgun sequence, one region includes:
- the LOC7457747 gene encoding uncharacterized protein LOC7457747 isoform X2, whose product MSFITGSPKDTWQPVMTADTTTASYWLNWRFLLCAIWVLILMTIASILIWKNEHRCEVERDSGGNRQEAEAPFYDDETWRPCLKGIHPAWLLVFRLFAFFALSVLLIISVFVDGGSIFYYYTQWTFTSVTIYFGLGSLLSIRGCYQYHKRAGDKRVDNVEADPEQGTCVSPSVGQSFNTSMAMKSSNSHERLDVRQPAGKLAFIFQIIFQMNAGAVMLTDCVFWFILVPFLAIKDYHLNALIIGIHSLNAVFLLGDTALNSLRFPWFRIAYCFTWTIVYVLFQWILHATFRLWWPYPFLDLSSPYAPLWY is encoded by the exons ATGAGTTTTATAACAGGATCACCCAAGGATACCTGGCAACCAGTCATGACTGCCGATACAACCACTGCCAGTTATTGGCTAAACTGGAGGTTTTTACTCTGTGCTATTTGGGTCTTAATCTTGATGACGATAGCATCAATTCTTATATGGAAAAATGAACATCGGTGCGAAGTGGAACGTGATAGTGGAGGGAACAGGCAAGAAGCAGAAGCGCCTTTTTATGATGATGAAACTTGGAGGCCATGCCTGAAAGGAATCCACCCTGCCTGGTTGCTAGTTTTCAGACTTTTTGCTTTCTTTGCTCTCTCAGTGCTGCTCATCATTTCTgtatttgtggatggaggcagTATATTTTACTACTATACTCA GTGGACTTTTACTTCAGTCACAATTTATTTTGGG CTTGGTTCCTTACTCTCCATACGAGGTTGCTATCAATATCACAAAAGAGCTGGTGATAAGAGGGTTGATAATGTAGAGGCAGATCCAGAGCAAGGAACTTGTGTATCTCCATCAGTTGGACAGAGTTTTAACACTTCCATGGCAATGAAAAGCTCAAACTCCCACGAAAGACTTGATGTTCGCCAACCTGCAGGGAAATTGGCTTTCAtctttcaaatcatttttcag aTGAATGCTGGGGCTGTTATGCTCACAGACTGTGTCTTTTGGTTCATCCTTGTCCCGTTTCTTGCAATCAAAGATTACCACCTAAATGCT TTGATCATCGGCATACACTCACTCAATGCTGTTTTCCTACTTGGTGATACTGCTTTAAATTCCTTG AGGTTTCCTTGGTTCCGGATCGCATATTGCTTCACGTGGACAATAGTATATGTCCTATTCCAGTGGATTCTCCATGCCACTTTCAGACTTTG GTGGCCATATCCATTCCTTGACTTGTCATCTCCGTATGCTCCTTTATGGTATTGA
- the LOC7457747 gene encoding uncharacterized protein LOC7457747 isoform X1, producing the protein MSFITGSPKDTWQPVMTADTTTASYWLNWRFLLCAIWVLILMTIASILIWKNEHRCEVERDSGGNRQEAEAPFYDDETWRPCLKGIHPAWLLVFRLFAFFALSVLLIISVFVDGGSIFYYYTQWTFTSVTIYFGLGSLLSIRGCYQYHKRAGDKRVDNVEADPEQGTCVSPSVGQSFNTSMAMKSSNSHERLDVRQPAGKLAFIFQIIFQMNAGAVMLTDCVFWFILVPFLAIKDYHLNALIIGIHSLNAVFLLGDTALNSLRFPWFRIAYCFTWTIVYVLFQWILHATFRLWWPYPFLDLSSPYAPLWYFSVAVMHIPCYCVFAFIVKLKRTVFSRWFPDSYRSLR; encoded by the exons ATGAGTTTTATAACAGGATCACCCAAGGATACCTGGCAACCAGTCATGACTGCCGATACAACCACTGCCAGTTATTGGCTAAACTGGAGGTTTTTACTCTGTGCTATTTGGGTCTTAATCTTGATGACGATAGCATCAATTCTTATATGGAAAAATGAACATCGGTGCGAAGTGGAACGTGATAGTGGAGGGAACAGGCAAGAAGCAGAAGCGCCTTTTTATGATGATGAAACTTGGAGGCCATGCCTGAAAGGAATCCACCCTGCCTGGTTGCTAGTTTTCAGACTTTTTGCTTTCTTTGCTCTCTCAGTGCTGCTCATCATTTCTgtatttgtggatggaggcagTATATTTTACTACTATACTCA GTGGACTTTTACTTCAGTCACAATTTATTTTGGG CTTGGTTCCTTACTCTCCATACGAGGTTGCTATCAATATCACAAAAGAGCTGGTGATAAGAGGGTTGATAATGTAGAGGCAGATCCAGAGCAAGGAACTTGTGTATCTCCATCAGTTGGACAGAGTTTTAACACTTCCATGGCAATGAAAAGCTCAAACTCCCACGAAAGACTTGATGTTCGCCAACCTGCAGGGAAATTGGCTTTCAtctttcaaatcatttttcag aTGAATGCTGGGGCTGTTATGCTCACAGACTGTGTCTTTTGGTTCATCCTTGTCCCGTTTCTTGCAATCAAAGATTACCACCTAAATGCT TTGATCATCGGCATACACTCACTCAATGCTGTTTTCCTACTTGGTGATACTGCTTTAAATTCCTTG AGGTTTCCTTGGTTCCGGATCGCATATTGCTTCACGTGGACAATAGTATATGTCCTATTCCAGTGGATTCTCCATGCCACTTTCAGACTTTG GTGGCCATATCCATTCCTTGACTTGTCATCTCCGTATGCTCCTTTATG GTACTTCTCGGTAGCAGTAATGCACATCCCCTGCTATTGTGTTTTCGCTTTTATTGTAAAGCTGAAACGCACAGTGTTTTCAAGATGGTTCCCAGACTCCTATCGAAGTCTGAGGTAG
- the LOC7457748 gene encoding uncharacterized protein LOC7457748: protein MIHNGEGTHDTIPRPTSSDPFGSIKPDGGDASPASASQHSSCGESEFERYCSATSVMGTPSICSGSFGPSFNDCIKSDVESLKSLDNFSLGPKSFHFGFDDNRNLEDQKLSNSVIDCLDSSFEENGIDGLEIRGSEMDSKRESVRLGIENGENDGCSSGLDVEVGLGFDGGEVERGEDGGSSRYGYSEDDDSMYGCGSDDENRKNLNFRKTVLLGEEGKVGDANPLIMSSSVAFGSEDWDDFELETRGGIGASFTLDKFQQPEQGQETDGNFFSSTSVALTVAPVVGETEIGKGLMEEHAGIRDSAADGSGEKLNSVTKVPFGVQNSVVDQVEDVRDIPVASCQVQGGHELAKDDKGTSIVPVGFPGYCEPQEEDVINISFNCNQVQGANDTTELYKNCPVSSVFEVEQEPLVEKSPIGLGMDFTDHHVDDLNPSVKSGEVVCTDDNVTLENEEAGNLKVEADPFSDTTNQLCSRTAEYSENASAEFIVDQKLNSTQSMLENNMKKASENAPGSVIPYKDHPAVVKAENFELIEFYDEIVNEMEEILLDSVESPGARFPRGNHMFQSQLLVSTASTSGTDEAYMLITQPQRIDRVEVVGAKQKKGDVSLSERLVGVKEYTAYIIRVWSGKNQWEVERRYRDFYTLYRRLKSLFADQGWTLPSPWSSVEKESRKIFGNASPDVVSERSVLIQECLHSTIHSGFFSSPPSALVWFLFPRDSFPSSPAARTLVPQSVFSNRGEDAGNISTLGKTISLIVEIRPFKSTKQMLEAQHYTCAGCHNHFDDGMTLMRDFVQTLGWGKPRLCEYTGQLFCSSCHTNETAVLPARVLHYWDFIQYPVSQLAKSYLDSIHEQPMLCVSAVNPFLFSKVPALHHIMDVRKKIGTMLSYVRCPFCRTINEGLGSRRYLLEGNDFFALRDLIDLSKGAFAALPVMVETVSRKILEHITEQCLICCDVGVPCSARQACNDPSSLIFPFQEGEIERCASCESVFHKPCFSKLTNCFCGAHLRTDEVMESTSSLSRKASGLILGRRSGSAMGLGLFSELFSKANPEKVKDHKDNDAFILMGSLPSNFL from the exons ATGATTCATAATGGAGAAGGGACCCACGACACCATCCCGAGGCCCACCTCTTCTGATCCGTTCGGTTCTATCAAACCGGACGGTGGTGATGCATCGCCTGCATCAGCATCACAGCATTCCTCATGTGGAGAATCGGAGTTCGAGCGGTACTGTAGCGCCACCTCAGTTATGGGCACACCTAGTATTTGTAGTGGTTCGTTTGGTCCTTCTTTTAATGATTGTATAAAGTCTGATGTTGAGTCCTTAAAAAGTTTGGATAATTTTAGCCTGGGGCCGAAAAGTTTCCATTTTGGGTTTGATGATAATAGGAACTTAGAGGATCAAAAGCTTTCAAATTCGGTTATTGATTGTTTAGATAGCAGTTTTGAAGAAAATGGGATTGATGGGTTGGAAATTCGTGGTAGTGAAATGGACAGTAAGCGGGAGAGTGTTCGTTTGGGAATTGAGAATGGAGAGAATGATGGTTGTTCAAGTGGGTTGGATGTGGAGGTGGGTTTGGGGTTTGATGGAGGGGAAGTGGAGAGAGGGGAAGATGGGGGTTCGTCTAGATATGGCTATTCGGAAGATGATGATTCGATGTATGGGTGTGGTTCGGATGATGAGAATAGgaagaatttgaattttcgGAAGACTGTGTTGCTTGGTGAGGAAGGGAAAGTTGGTGATGCGAACCCGTTGATTATGAGTTCATCTGTGGCTTTTGGGTCGGAGGATTGGGATGATTTTGAGCTAGAAACAAGGGGAGGCATTGGAGCTTCTTTTACCTTGGATAAATTTCAGCAGCCGGAGCAGGGTCAGGAGACTGATGGAAACTTTTTTAGTTCTACTTCTGTGGCTTTGACTGTGGCACCAGTTGTTGGTGAAACAGAAATAGGGAAAGGTTTGATGGAGGAACATGCTGGCATCAGAGACAGTGCAGCTGATGGTTCAGGAGAGAAGCTCAATTCTGTTACTAAGGTCCCTTTTGGTGTACAGAATTCTGTCGTGGACCAAGTGGAAGATGTGAGAGACATTCCTGTAGCCAGTTGTCAGGTGCAAGGTGGTCATGAATTAGCCAAAGATGATAAAGGTACCTCGATCGTGCCAGTTGGTTTTCCAGGCTATTGTGAACCACAGGAAGAAGatgttataaatatttcttttaactGCAATCAAGTCCAAGGTGCTAATGATACAACAGAGCTTTATAAAAATTGTCCTGTCAGTAGTGTCTTTGAGGTGGAGCAGGAACCTCTGGTAGAAAAATCTCCCATAGGGTTAGGAATGGATTTTACAGATCATCATGTGGATGATCTGAATCCATCTGTGAAATCCGGGGAAGTTGTTTGCACTGATGACAACGTAACTTTGGAAAATGAAGAGGCTGGGAATTTAAAAGTAGAGGCAGACCCCTTTTCTGATACAACCAATCAACTTTGTTCCCGCACAGCTGAATATTCAGAAAATGCAAGTGCAGAATTCATTGTGGACCAAAAACTAAATTCAACTCAGTCAATGCTTGAAAATAACATGAAGAAAGCATCAGAAAATGCTCCTGGTTCTGTGATTCCTTACAAAGACCATCCTGCGGTGGTTAAG GCAGAGAATTTTGAGCTCATTGAATTTTACGATGAGATTGTTAATGAAATGGAAGAAATTTTACTTGATTCTGTTGAGTCTCCAGGGGCCAGGTTTCCTCGGGGTAATCACATGTTTCAGTCACAGCTATTAGTGTCAACTGCTTCTACTTCTGGTACTGATGAGGCTTATATGCTAATTACACAGCCACAGAGAATTGATAGGGTTGAAGTAGTAGGTGCAAAGCAGAAGAAGGGAGATGTCTCACTTAGCGAAAGGTTGGTTGGAGTGAAGGAATATACTGCATATATAATAAGGGTATGGAGTGGCAAAAACCAGTGGGAGGTTGAACGCAGGTATCGTGATTTCTATACACTCTATCGTAGGCTGAAATCATTATTTGCTGACCAGGGCTGGACTCTTCCTTCTCCATGGTCCTCTGTGGAAAAGGAATCTAGAAAAATATTCGGGAATGCATCTCCAGATGTTGTTTCTGAGAGAAGTGTTCTTATTCAGGAGTGTTTACATTCAACTATCCATTCTGGGTTCTTTTCCAGTCCCCCAAGTGCACTGGTTTGGTTCTTGTTTCCTCGAGATTCATTTCCTAGTTCCCCAGCGGCAAGAACACTAGTTCCTCAGTCTGTATTTTCTAACAGAGGGGAAGATGCAGGAAATATTTCCACTTTAGGGAAGACAATATCACTTATTGTTGAAATTCGGCCATTCAAATCTACTAAACAGATGCTAGAAGCACAACATTATACTTGTGCCGGATGCCACAACCATTTTGATGATGGGATGACATTAATGCGGGACTTTGTACAGACACTTGGGTGGGGAAAGCCTCGACTTTGCGAGTACACTGGTCAGTTATTTTGTTCCTCATGCCATACAAATGAGACTGCAGTTTTGCCAGCAAGAGTTCTACATTATTGGGATTTTATTCAATACCCAGTTTCTCAGTTGGCCAAGTCATACCTGGATTCCATCCATGAACAG CCCATGCTTTGTGTAAGTGCGGTCAATCCTTTCCTATTCTCCAAGGTCCCAGCCTTGCACCATATCATGGATGTCAGGAAAAAAATTGGAACTATGCTTTCATATGTTCGATGTCCATTCTGCAGGACCATCAATGAAGGACTCGGTTCTCGAAGATATCTTCTTGAAGGCAATGATTTTTTTGCCCTTAGAGACCTCATAGATCTCTCAAAAGGGGCTTTTGCAG CACTACCAGTGATGGTGGAAACTGTTTCAAGGAAAATCCTGGAGCATATAACAGAGCAATGCCTCATATGCTGTGATGTGGGAGTCCCCTGCAGTGCCCGTCAAGCTTGTAATGATCCATCCTCactcatttttccttttcag GAAGGCGAAATTGAAAGGTGTGCTTCTTGCGAATCAGTATTCCACAAGCCCTGCTTCAGCAAGCTTACAAATTGCTTTTGTGGGGCACACCTCAGGACAGACGAGGTCATGGAGTCAACCAGTAGCTTGAGCCGTAAGGCCAGTGGTCTCATTCTGGGAAGGAGATCGGGCTCTGCTATGGGTCTAGGATTGTTCTCCGAATTATTTTCGAAGGCAAATCCGGAAAAAGTGAAGGATCACAAGGATAATGATGCTTTTATTTTAATGGGTTCTTTGCCAAGCAATTTTCTTTAA